Proteins from one Camelus bactrianus isolate YW-2024 breed Bactrian camel chromosome 24, ASM4877302v1, whole genome shotgun sequence genomic window:
- the FAM210A gene encoding protein FAM210A → MQWNVPKTVFHLARRTCMEPHKASFLGHCQNSEGPLFLYNSGSRVVWVQGPQKQWLHLPAAPCVAKEKKPFVAHPPQSRVRHRKQWDRETLPKRSLSSTATPPGTPSEKKEEPDPLQDRSISLYQRFKKTFRQYGKVLIPVHLITSGVWFGTFYYAAIKGVNVVPFLELIGLPDSVVNILKNSQSGNALTAYALFKIATPARYTVTLGGTSFMVKYLRSRGYMSTPPPVKEYLQDRMEETKELLTEKMEETKDRLTEKLQETKGKVSFKKKVE, encoded by the exons ATGCAATGGAACGTACCAAAGACTGTATTCCACCTGGCACGTAGGACATGCATGGAGCCACATAAAGCCAGTTTTCTTGGACACTGTCAAAACTCAGAGGGACCATTATTTTTGTATAACTCGGGATCCAGAGTGGTTTGGGTACAAGGCCCTCAGAAACAGTGGCTGCACTTACCTGCTGCCCCGTGTGTTGCGAAGGAAAAGAAGCCATTCGTTGCTCATCCACCCCAATCACGGGTCCGTCACCGTAAACAGTGGGACCGAGAGACCTTACCCAAGAGGAGTCTGTCATCCACCGCCACGCCCCCGGGAACTCCCTCGGAAAAAAAGGAGGAACCTGACCCTTTACAAGACAGATCTATTAGTCTTTATCAACGatttaagaaaacatttagaCAATATGGGAAAGTGTTGATTCCAGTGCATCTAATAACTTCTGGAGTTTGGTTTGGAACATTTTATTATGCAGCCATAAA aGGAGTGAATGTCGTTCCTTTTCTAGAACTTATTGGGTTACCTGACAGCGTAGTAAACATTCTGAAAAATTCCCAGAGTGGAAACGCACTGACAGCATACGCCCTGTTTAAG ATCGCAACGCCTGCCCGGTACACAGTGACTTTGGGGGGCACGTCCTTCATGGTGAAGTATCTGCGCAGCCGCGGCTACATGTCGACGCCACCTCCAGTGAAGGAGTATTTGCAGGACCGGATGGAGGAGACCAAGGAGCTCCTCACGGAGAAGATGGAGGAGACCAAGGACAGGCTCACTGAGAAACTGCAAGAaaccaagggaaaggtttcctttaagaaaaaagtGGAATAG